The sequence CCGCCGCTGAACCTCTAGCTAGCCCCGCCGCTGCCGAACCTAAACCACCCAAGGCCATCGAACCGGAACCTCGGCCGACGCCTGAGGCTGCAGCACCGACCCCAAGCCCTAACCAAAATGACTTCGACGTGCGCTGGATGAAGGCCTTAGCTGAAGTTAAAGCTCACAATAACTCGCTCTACGCCTTACTGTGCTCCTGCGATACCAAACAAACCGAAACTGGCATTGAATTAATCTCGCGCTTTAGTTTCCACCGCGACCGCTTAATGGAGCCAAAAAATTTAGCCATTATTGAAGCTGGCATCAAGCAGGCCTTTGGGCGCGAAATTCCCTTGGTCGCACACCTAGCTAATCAGGCGCCGCCGGCTAAATCAACTGAGTCTAGCGAGGAGCTAATTAGTTCGGCCCTGGAAATCTTGGGTGGTGAGGTGGTCGAATGAGTGCAGCTAAAAAAGCGCCGGCCATGGCTTCGATCAGCGAAATTGTGCGAGCCGAACGCAGCGGCAAAATCCCACCCCACAACATTGAGGCCGAAGCCAGCTTGATTGGTGCCATTTTAATTGATAAAGAAGCCATTATTAAAATTGCCGACCTAGTCACCCCCGACGATTTTTATTCTGACAACAACGCTTTGATATTTACGGCCATTATGGATCTCTATGAAGCTCGGCAGCCGCTCGATCTCCTAACGCTCTCAAATAAGCTCGAAGGAGCCGGGGAGCTAGAGCGCGTTGGCGGCACTAGCTACCTAACTGATCTGATCAACACTGTGCCCTCGGCGGCTCATGTGGCTAATTACGCGGGCATTGTGGCTCATAAAGCCACGCTCAGGCGTTTGATTTCGGCCGCCAGCGAAATTACCGGCTTCGGCTACAAAGAAGATGAGCCGCTGGATGCCTTACTGGACCAGGCCGAGCAAAAACTGTTTGAAGTCTCGCAAAAACACTTAAAACAAAACTTCATCGGGATTGGTTCGGTGCTGGCCCAAAGTTTTGATCGCTTGGATGATTTACACAAAGATAAAAACAAACTGCGCGGTATTCCGACCGGCTTTCGGGCGCTAGACAACGTTTTGGCGGGCTTACAAAAATCCGATTTGATTGTGCTGGCGGCTCGACCCAGTATGGGCAAAACTTCGCTGGCCCTAAACATGGCTCAGCATGTGGCCGTCAAAGAAGGCGTGCCGGTGGGATTGTTTTCGCTAGAGATGAGTAAAGAACAATTAATTGATCGCTTAATTGCCAGTGAATCCGGCATTGACGCCTGGAAGTTGCGGACCGGTAATCTTGAAGACAGCGACTTTCCGAAGATCAATCACGCCATGGCAGTGCTCTCGGAGGCCCCAATCTTCATCGATGATTCGGCTATGACCAATGTTATGGAAATGCGCACCAAAGCCCGCCGGCTTCAAAGTGAACATGATCTGGGTTTGATCGTAGTCGACTAT is a genomic window of Candidatus Saccharimonadales bacterium containing:
- the dnaB gene encoding replicative DNA helicase, which gives rise to MSAAKKAPAMASISEIVRAERSGKIPPHNIEAEASLIGAILIDKEAIIKIADLVTPDDFYSDNNALIFTAIMDLYEARQPLDLLTLSNKLEGAGELERVGGTSYLTDLINTVPSAAHVANYAGIVAHKATLRRLISAASEITGFGYKEDEPLDALLDQAEQKLFEVSQKHLKQNFIGIGSVLAQSFDRLDDLHKDKNKLRGIPTGFRALDNVLAGLQKSDLIVLAARPSMGKTSLALNMAQHVAVKEGVPVGLFSLEMSKEQLIDRLIASESGIDAWKLRTGNLEDSDFPKINHAMAVLSEAPIFIDDSAMTNVMEMRTKARRLQSEHDLGLIVVDYLQLVSGRSNASGDNRVQEVSEISRGLKALARELNIPVLALSQLSRVVETRNPQIPQLSDLRDSGSIEQDADVVLFIYREDYYNRDTERLGLADILIRKHRNGPIGQLELFWHPEQLAFRSLDKARTPTPS